A segment of the Candidatus Eisenbacteria bacterium genome:
CGCCGGCATCCAGTGGCGACGTCCCGGCACCTTTCTCGCGTATTCGCTGACCAAGAGCGAGTCCACGATGGTCGCGTTCGACCTGCTGCGCGAAGAGTTGCGTCGCCTGATCGAAACCCCGCTCACAGCAGCGGAGTTGCTAAGCGCCAAGCAGTCGGTGCAGAACAACTTCGTGTTCAATTTCGAACAGCCTGCGCAGGTGCTGTTCCGCTCGGCCTTCTACGAGGTCAACGGCTATCCGGCCGACTTCCTCGACCGCTACCAGCAGTCGCTCGCTCGAGTCGACGCCACGTCGGTGCTCGAGGCCGCGCGCCGCAAGATCCATCCGTCGCAGCAGGTCGCGGTGATCGTTGGCAAGGAGAAGGACTTCGATCAAGCACTCGACTCGGCCGGACTTCCGGTCGAGCGCATCGACATCGCGATTCCACCACCGGCTTCCAAAGTCGCTGCCGCTCCGGCTTCGCCCCAGGCGGCCGCAAAGGGACGCGCGTGGCTCGACCGCGCCGCGGCCCTGGCGGGGGGACGCGCAGCGTGGACCGCGGTCAAGGGGGCGGTGCTGGAGCAGAGCGCCACGCTCTCGATGCAGGGCCAGCAACTCAGCCTCACCGGCAGGAATACCTGGGTGTTCCCGGATCGCCAGCTCGAGATTCAGACCCTGTCGATGGGGGAGATGCGCTCGGGAGTCAATGGCGCGAGCGCGTGGCGTTCGATGATGGGGCAGGTGCAGGACGATCCGAAGGGCGCTGCTTCACTGGCCGAGGAGTGGGAGCGCTCGTTGTGGAATCTGTTCGGTCCCGCCAGCGGGCTCGAAGCACTGGCGCTGGATGCGCCGATCGAGCTGAACGGCAAGCCGTGTGCCGCGGCGCTCATCAAGGGCGGCAAGGTGCGCGACCTGACGCTGATGTTCGCGGCCGACGGTAAGCTCGCGGGAATTGCCTACCAGGGGGAGGGCCCGCAGGGCCCGGCTCGACTCGAGCTCACCTACTCGGACTGGCGGGCGCACGGTGCGATCCAGTATCCGCACGGGCTTTCCATCAAGGTCGACGATCAGCCGTTTCTCGAAGCGAAACTGACGGGACTGACGCTCGATCCGGAGGTCGACCCGGGGACCTTCAAGAAACCCGGCTCGTGAGCGCGCCCGCGGGAGCGCGCGGGCGCTAAGTTCCGCGCGGGGTGAGCCGACGATACCGTCGCCCCGGGGCGTCGCCGGGACGCCACGGTGCGCCGTGGATCGGATCGATCACTTCCAGAAAGCGCCACGCGCGCATGTCGCGATCGGCTGAGAGCAGTTCGCGGACGCCGTGCTCGCGGAGAAGCAGCGCAGTCTCGAAGCCGGCGACCAGTCCCGG
Coding sequences within it:
- a CDS encoding insulinase family protein: MRVDSRKAESVFARTIAVMLVLAAVACATDARTARAADTDWDPRKVEVPELRPVRVPKPERLALPNGAVIYLLENHELPVVSGTAYFPMGPELVPNEKVGLASLLGEVMRSGGSASHAGDWLDDRLGQIGASVNSSVSSDLASSSFRCLTENTAEVIGLWAELLRGPAFPDDKIELSKVGLRRAIASRNDEMLAVLGRVANQAVFGKDHPNAREPEYATVDAIAREDCRVLHGRVFVPNRMVAALYGDFRSADVKKWLSGGFGGWAKSSSPTPQPAAAPGRQPMRIVFAPKDDVTQSGIVVAEPGSRADDPDYAALQVLETALGGGFQSRLFNRIRTQRGLAYATGASAGIQWRRPGTFLAYSLTKSESTMVAFDLLREELRRLIETPLTAAELLSAKQSVQNNFVFNFEQPAQVLFRSAFYEVNGYPADFLDRYQQSLARVDATSVLEAARRKIHPSQQVAVIVGKEKDFDQALDSAGLPVERIDIAIPPPASKVAAAPASPQAAAKGRAWLDRAAALAGGRAAWTAVKGAVLEQSATLSMQGQQLSLTGRNTWVFPDRQLEIQTLSMGEMRSGVNGASAWRSMMGQVQDDPKGAASLAEEWERSLWNLFGPASGLEALALDAPIELNGKPCAAALIKGGKVRDLTLMFAADGKLAGIAYQGEGPQGPARLELTYSDWRAHGAIQYPHGLSIKVDDQPFLEAKLTGLTLDPEVDPGTFKKPGS